A portion of the uncultured Draconibacterium sp. genome contains these proteins:
- a CDS encoding GH92 family glycosyl hydrolase: protein MKNLLLLLLILVGFSCKQKEREIAETDFTQFVDPTIGNVGHILQPTRPTVQLPNQMTRMTPDRADYLDDQISSFPLNVISHRVAQAFFIKPIVGSVSAESWEKGLTWDHDLEINRPWYYKTELIEDEVSVEYTVGKKTGIFRFKFHSEQKANLLLGHYYNNGEYTVAEDNSISGVENFRNVKIYVYGEFSGQSTIKNDGADKLVISALEGDAEPIEFKYATSFISKEQAQNNFQAELERITFDELKNQGKLAWEKVINQIEVKGGTEAHKRSFYTALYRCYERMVNISEDGQYFSGFDNQIHQSTRPFYVDDWVWDTYLAHHPLRAILQPDVEADMLQSYVNMYEQSGWMPTFPVIYGDHSCMNGFHSTISFLDAYRKGIRNFDVQSAFEGMLKNAEEATMLPWRNGEKCELDDFYHEKGFFPALRPGVKETVALVHPFENRQAVAITLGHSYDDWALSQMAKELGKSQIQETFAKRASNYKNLWHPEQKMFLPKDENGKWIDIDPKFDGGMGARAYYDENNGWTYRWQTQHDVNGLIDLFGGVEPFEAGLDQLFRESLGRSKYEFWSKLPDATGLVGQFSMGNEPSFHIPYLFNYTSSPWKTQKWTRFLIDTWFKDNVFGIPGDEDGGGMSAFVVFSAMGFYPVTPGIPEYTITSPLFEEITINLENGNKFTVCAPGLSANKKYIQSAKFNGKTLDKPWFTHEELMNGGVLELEMGHLPNKKLWNLNKY, encoded by the coding sequence ATGAAGAATCTACTACTACTTTTGTTAATATTGGTTGGATTTTCTTGCAAACAAAAAGAGCGGGAAATAGCAGAAACGGATTTTACGCAATTTGTTGATCCAACGATAGGAAACGTTGGACATATTTTGCAGCCAACCAGACCAACGGTGCAGTTACCCAACCAAATGACCCGGATGACACCTGACCGCGCTGATTATTTGGATGATCAGATTTCATCTTTTCCGTTGAATGTCATTTCGCATCGCGTGGCGCAAGCGTTTTTTATTAAGCCAATCGTAGGATCGGTTTCAGCAGAAAGTTGGGAAAAAGGATTAACCTGGGATCATGATCTGGAGATTAACCGACCATGGTATTACAAAACAGAGCTGATTGAAGACGAAGTAAGCGTTGAATACACGGTAGGTAAAAAGACCGGTATTTTCCGATTTAAATTTCACTCCGAACAGAAAGCGAATTTATTGCTTGGACATTATTACAACAATGGTGAATATACAGTTGCAGAAGATAATTCGATTTCGGGAGTTGAAAATTTCCGAAATGTAAAAATTTACGTTTACGGAGAATTTTCAGGCCAGAGCACCATAAAAAATGATGGAGCTGACAAGCTTGTTATTTCAGCCTTAGAAGGAGATGCGGAACCAATAGAATTTAAATATGCCACTTCTTTTATCAGTAAAGAACAGGCGCAAAACAATTTTCAGGCAGAACTGGAAAGAATTACTTTCGATGAACTGAAAAACCAGGGGAAATTAGCCTGGGAAAAAGTTATCAATCAAATTGAAGTTAAAGGTGGTACCGAGGCGCACAAAAGAAGCTTTTATACCGCGCTTTATCGCTGCTACGAACGTATGGTCAACATTTCAGAAGATGGACAGTATTTTAGTGGATTTGACAACCAAATCCACCAAAGTACGCGCCCGTTTTATGTTGACGATTGGGTGTGGGATACCTACCTGGCGCATCATCCGCTTCGTGCTATTCTTCAGCCCGATGTTGAGGCTGATATGTTACAGTCGTACGTAAATATGTACGAGCAAAGCGGCTGGATGCCAACATTCCCGGTTATTTATGGCGATCACTCTTGTATGAATGGATTTCATTCAACCATTTCATTTCTCGATGCGTATCGAAAAGGAATCCGGAATTTTGATGTACAATCTGCTTTTGAAGGAATGCTGAAAAATGCAGAAGAAGCTACAATGCTACCGTGGCGAAACGGTGAAAAATGTGAGCTGGACGATTTTTATCACGAGAAGGGATTCTTCCCTGCATTGCGTCCAGGAGTGAAGGAAACCGTAGCTTTAGTTCATCCATTCGAGAATCGTCAGGCGGTAGCGATTACATTAGGACACAGTTACGATGATTGGGCACTTTCGCAAATGGCCAAAGAACTTGGTAAATCACAAATTCAGGAGACCTTTGCAAAACGTGCCTCGAACTATAAAAATTTATGGCACCCGGAACAAAAAATGTTCTTACCAAAAGATGAGAATGGGAAGTGGATCGACATTGATCCTAAATTTGACGGAGGAATGGGGGCGCGTGCTTATTACGACGAAAATAATGGCTGGACATACAGGTGGCAAACGCAACACGATGTAAACGGATTGATCGATTTATTTGGAGGAGTTGAACCGTTTGAAGCCGGTCTCGACCAACTTTTTCGTGAAAGCTTAGGCCGAAGTAAATACGAATTCTGGTCAAAGCTTCCGGATGCCACAGGTTTGGTTGGCCAGTTTTCGATGGGTAACGAACCCAGCTTCCATATTCCGTATCTGTTCAACTACACCAGTTCGCCGTGGAAAACTCAAAAATGGACTCGCTTTTTAATTGATACCTGGTTTAAAGACAATGTGTTCGGAATTCCGGGTGATGAAGATGGTGGAGGTATGTCTGCTTTTGTGGTTTTCTCAGCAATGGGATTTTATCCCGTTACTCCGGGAATTCCTGAATATACAATTACAAGTCCTCTGTTCGAAGAAATTACCATCAACTTAGAGAATGGAAACAAATTCACCGTTTGTGCCCCCGGTTTATCAGCTAACAAGAAATACATACAAAGTGCCAAATTTAATGGGAAAACGCTTGATAAACCTTGGTTTACACATGAAGAATTAATGAATGGCGGTGTACTAGAACTTGAAATGGGCCATTTGCCCAACAAAAAGCTTTGGAATTTAAATAAATATTGA
- a CDS encoding glycoside hydrolase family 95 protein, with protein sequence MNRLNFLLNMIMLSLLVFGQSCSTEPTVEKAISTHVLWYDKPATYFEESLVLGNGKMGASVFGGVESDKIYLNDITLWSGEPVDPYMNPEAYKFIPQIREALANENYELADKLNHHLMGSYSQSYAPLGNLYLDFQHEGDVENYHRELDIDKAVLSTSYQVDGVSYKREYFVSYPDQIMVVKLSSDKKDALNFAVKFDSQLRFNTSADNDVLKVEGYAPYQALPNYHAGDEDPIKFDENRGTHFSTYIKVESNGANSIYTDSVLTISGASEAVLYVSIATSFNGFDKDPAKEGLDNRAIAHKQLDDADKKGVEKIEESHISDYSSLMNRVQLDLGKTTAPELPTDERLKRYFSGAEDKNLEVLYFQYGRYLLIASSRTEGVPANLQGLWNPHLQPPWSSNYTMNINVEENYWMAETGNLSEMHRPLLSFIGNVAKTGAITAKTFYGVDQGWASCHNSDIWAMSNPVGGFGEGDPVWACWNMSGPWLSTHLWEHYQFTQDLDFLKSKGYPLMKGAAEFCLNWMVEDKNGNLITSPSTSPENNYITDNGYRGATLYGGTADLAMIRECFLQTIKATKVLNMDDEFRTELEGALAKMYPYQVGKKGNLQEWYYDWEDADPKHRHQSHLFGLHPGNHITPDETPELAEACKTTLEIKGDETTGWSKGWRINLWARLKDGNHAYKMYRELLSYVDPSGNDTQYSQGGGTYPNLFDAHPPFQIDGNFGGSAGVIEMLLQSHQNRIDLLPALPDAWPAGSVSGICARGGYEIAMDWSAGKLNSVTVLAKAGGSTKVVYLGKEKEIELAKGESVTLKW encoded by the coding sequence ATGAACCGACTCAACTTTCTTTTAAACATGATCATGCTTAGTTTGCTGGTTTTTGGACAGTCGTGCTCTACAGAACCTACTGTTGAAAAAGCTATCTCAACGCACGTGCTGTGGTACGATAAACCTGCTACTTATTTTGAAGAAAGCCTGGTACTGGGAAACGGCAAAATGGGGGCTTCTGTTTTTGGCGGAGTTGAATCGGATAAAATCTATCTGAATGATATAACTCTTTGGTCGGGCGAACCGGTTGATCCGTACATGAATCCGGAGGCCTATAAATTTATCCCTCAAATACGTGAAGCTTTGGCTAACGAAAATTACGAGTTGGCGGATAAATTAAATCATCATTTGATGGGAAGCTATTCCCAATCGTACGCGCCTCTGGGTAATCTATATTTGGATTTTCAGCACGAAGGGGATGTGGAAAATTACCATCGTGAACTGGACATAGATAAGGCGGTTTTGTCTACATCGTACCAGGTTGATGGAGTTTCCTATAAACGTGAATATTTTGTTTCGTATCCCGATCAGATTATGGTAGTGAAACTAAGCTCGGACAAAAAAGATGCGCTGAACTTTGCTGTTAAATTCGATAGCCAGTTACGTTTCAATACATCCGCAGACAATGATGTGTTAAAGGTGGAAGGATATGCACCGTATCAGGCGCTGCCCAATTACCATGCAGGAGATGAAGACCCGATTAAATTTGATGAAAACCGAGGAACGCATTTTTCCACCTATATAAAAGTGGAGAGCAACGGCGCAAATTCGATATATACAGATAGTGTTTTAACTATTTCCGGGGCGAGTGAGGCAGTACTTTATGTATCGATAGCCACCAGTTTCAATGGTTTTGATAAAGACCCTGCAAAAGAAGGTTTAGACAATAGAGCCATTGCTCATAAACAGTTGGATGACGCAGATAAAAAAGGTGTTGAAAAAATAGAAGAATCGCATATCTCAGATTACAGTTCGTTGATGAACCGTGTTCAGCTCGATTTGGGAAAAACAACAGCACCGGAACTCCCTACTGACGAACGTTTGAAAAGATATTTTAGTGGTGCTGAGGATAAAAATCTGGAAGTGCTTTATTTTCAGTACGGACGCTATTTGCTGATTGCCAGCTCCAGAACCGAGGGTGTGCCTGCTAACCTGCAGGGTTTATGGAATCCACACCTGCAACCGCCATGGAGCAGTAATTATACCATGAATATTAACGTGGAAGAAAATTACTGGATGGCCGAAACAGGTAATCTAAGCGAAATGCACCGTCCTTTATTGTCGTTTATTGGCAATGTGGCAAAAACAGGAGCCATAACGGCAAAAACGTTTTATGGAGTTGATCAGGGCTGGGCTTCCTGTCATAATTCCGATATCTGGGCCATGAGTAATCCTGTTGGTGGATTCGGTGAAGGCGATCCGGTGTGGGCTTGCTGGAATATGAGTGGTCCGTGGTTAAGTACACATTTGTGGGAACATTACCAGTTTACACAAGATCTCGATTTCTTGAAAAGCAAAGGTTACCCGCTGATGAAAGGTGCTGCTGAATTCTGTTTAAACTGGATGGTAGAAGATAAAAATGGGAATTTGATCACTTCTCCATCTACCTCGCCCGAAAACAATTACATTACCGATAATGGTTATCGCGGAGCTACACTTTATGGTGGAACTGCCGACCTGGCGATGATTAGAGAATGTTTTTTACAGACCATTAAGGCAACTAAAGTGCTGAATATGGATGACGAATTCAGGACAGAATTGGAAGGGGCTCTGGCAAAAATGTATCCTTATCAGGTAGGTAAAAAGGGCAACCTGCAAGAGTGGTATTACGATTGGGAAGATGCTGATCCGAAACACCGTCATCAGTCACATTTGTTCGGCTTGCATCCGGGTAATCACATAACACCCGACGAAACTCCTGAGCTGGCAGAAGCTTGCAAAACAACGCTTGAGATTAAAGGCGATGAAACAACCGGCTGGTCGAAAGGCTGGCGTATAAACCTGTGGGCGCGTTTGAAAGACGGTAACCACGCTTACAAAATGTACCGCGAATTGTTGAGTTATGTTGATCCGTCAGGTAACGATACGCAATACAGCCAGGGTGGGGGGACTTACCCGAATTTGTTCGATGCGCATCCGCCGTTCCAGATCGATGGTAACTTTGGTGGCTCAGCCGGAGTTATTGAAATGTTGCTGCAATCGCACCAAAACCGTATTGACTTATTGCCTGCACTACCCGATGCATGGCCTGCAGGTTCTGTTAGCGGAATTTGTGCGCGTGGTGGCTATGAAATAGCAATGGATTGGAGCGCAGGGAAATTAAACAGTGTAACTGTGCTTGCAAAAGCCGGTGGAAGTACCAAAGTTGTGTATCTGGGGAAAGAAAAAGAAATTGAGTTGGCAAAAGGGGAATCGGTTACACTTAAATGGTAA
- a CDS encoding tetratricopeptide repeat protein produces MHLVLLKNRRLNKAEHALNSGKYQEALKLGQALVNSRNKAISFRANRLCGLALYKRKKYVESLEYLEKACQTGNYRHDWYSLAMALVFAGKLEKAEEAFKYVYRTNVQPGYLFSIPVPGLLYQYMKALKKNQFVDAAVIRANELKQMFVGVGPDTAKQVQRGLPNFTTFLAEVEPLFEPERFLVWKSDFRM; encoded by the coding sequence ATGCATTTAGTTCTGTTAAAAAACCGACGATTAAATAAGGCAGAGCATGCTTTAAATAGTGGAAAATACCAGGAGGCACTAAAGCTTGGACAAGCTTTGGTGAATTCACGAAATAAGGCAATTTCTTTCCGGGCAAACCGATTGTGTGGATTGGCACTTTACAAGCGCAAGAAATACGTAGAAAGTCTGGAGTATCTTGAAAAAGCTTGCCAGACAGGGAACTATCGTCATGACTGGTACAGCCTGGCAATGGCTTTGGTTTTTGCCGGCAAATTGGAAAAGGCTGAAGAAGCCTTTAAATACGTCTATCGTACCAATGTGCAGCCAGGCTATTTGTTTTCGATTCCTGTTCCGGGTTTGCTTTATCAGTATATGAAAGCCCTAAAGAAAAATCAGTTTGTTGACGCTGCCGTAATACGAGCGAATGAGTTAAAGCAAATGTTCGTTGGTGTAGGACCGGATACTGCAAAGCAAGTTCAGCGGGGGCTGCCCAATTTTACCACCTTCCTTGCCGAAGTTGAGCCGTTATTTGAACCGGAACGGTTTTTGGTGTGGAAAAGTGATTTTCGGATGTAG
- a CDS encoding aminotransferase class IV — MQLLETIKCKDGKLYNLHYHQARFDVARLKFFPEEPKLKLEELIKIPTDCAKGLYRCRVVYAAEIEKIEFLPHQYRPINSIRLIEDNSIEYTSKYTDRKQLQHLYDMRGDCDDILIIQNNCITDSFTANPIFFDGEKWWTPDTPLLPGTQRARLLAENKISVCRITVDDLHNFQKIGLINALQDMHDVPMLPIERIIR; from the coding sequence ATGCAATTACTGGAAACCATAAAATGTAAAGACGGGAAACTCTATAACCTGCACTATCACCAGGCAAGGTTTGATGTGGCACGACTGAAATTCTTTCCGGAAGAACCAAAGTTGAAGTTGGAAGAACTGATTAAAATACCGACAGACTGCGCGAAAGGCCTTTATCGTTGCCGGGTGGTCTACGCCGCGGAGATTGAAAAGATCGAGTTTCTGCCTCATCAGTATCGGCCCATTAACAGCATCCGACTGATTGAAGACAACAGCATTGAATACACCAGTAAATACACCGACCGCAAACAACTACAACATTTATACGACATGCGTGGTGATTGCGATGATATTCTCATTATACAAAACAATTGCATTACGGACAGTTTTACTGCCAATCCCATATTTTTTGATGGCGAAAAATGGTGGACTCCCGACACGCCCTTGCTTCCCGGGACACAACGCGCACGATTGCTCGCCGAAAACAAAATTTCGGTTTGTCGCATTACTGTTGACGACCTGCACAACTTCCAAAAAATTGGTTTGATAAATGCCTTGCAGGATATGCATGATGTGCCGATGCTACCTATTGAAAGAATTATCCGCTGA